One Tolypothrix bouteillei VB521301 DNA window includes the following coding sequences:
- a CDS encoding heme oxygenase (biliverdin-producing), with protein MSSHLATKLRVGTKKAHTMAENVGFVKCFLKGVVEKNSYRKLVANFYFIYSAIEEEMEKHHNHPILSKINFQELYRKQSLEKDLSYYYGTNWREQIQLSSAGEAYVQRIRELSANEPELLVAHSYTRYLGDLSGGQILKGIAQTAMNLSDGQGTAFYEFEDIADEKAFKVRYRQALDELPVDEATGDRIVDEANAAFGMNMKMFQELEGNLIKAIGQMLYNTLTRRRTRGSTELATAE; from the coding sequence ATGAGCAGTCATTTAGCAACAAAATTGCGTGTAGGAACAAAAAAAGCCCACACGATGGCAGAAAACGTTGGTTTTGTCAAGTGTTTTTTAAAGGGAGTCGTTGAGAAAAACTCCTACCGGAAACTAGTAGCTAACTTCTATTTCATCTACTCAGCAATTGAAGAGGAGATGGAAAAGCACCATAACCATCCAATTCTTTCTAAAATCAATTTTCAAGAGCTTTACCGCAAGCAGTCCCTGGAAAAAGACCTCAGCTATTACTACGGAACAAACTGGCGGGAGCAAATTCAATTATCTTCAGCAGGTGAAGCCTACGTGCAGCGCATCCGGGAATTATCAGCAAATGAACCGGAATTGTTAGTCGCTCACTCATACACCCGTTATCTGGGAGACTTATCAGGCGGACAAATTCTCAAAGGCATTGCCCAAACAGCAATGAACCTTTCTGACGGACAAGGGACTGCCTTTTATGAATTTGAAGATATTGCTGATGAGAAGGCATTTAAAGTTAGATACCGTCAGGCTTTAGATGAACTGCCAGTAGATGAAGCAACAGGCGATCGCATTGTCGATGAAGCCAACGCAGCTTTTGGTATGAACATGAAAATGTTCCAAGAGTTAGAAGGAAATCTCATCAAAGCCATTGGTCAAATGCTGTACAACACCCTTACACGCCGTCGCACCCGTGGTAGCACCGAACTAGCAACAGCTGAATAA
- a CDS encoding ABA4-like family protein: protein MSVQIFQVANFFVLPFWILMIFLPKWNITKRVMESYIPFVPLAATYLYLFINSITPETAQSFSNPQLSDIARLFADEKVAVTGWLHFLTLDLFTGRYVYLEGQKTGMWTVHSLILCFFAGPLGLLSHILTDWIAKAFFPSEKVENLSEKPS, encoded by the coding sequence ATGAGCGTCCAAATTTTCCAGGTTGCCAATTTTTTTGTTCTGCCCTTTTGGATTTTAATGATTTTCCTACCCAAATGGAACATTACAAAAAGGGTTATGGAATCCTATATTCCTTTCGTTCCACTAGCAGCAACTTATTTGTATTTATTTATTAACAGTATCACGCCAGAAACTGCCCAGTCCTTTTCCAACCCTCAGCTGTCAGATATTGCCCGATTGTTTGCAGATGAAAAAGTCGCTGTGACTGGTTGGCTTCATTTTTTAACTTTGGATTTATTTACGGGGCGTTATGTTTATCTGGAAGGGCAAAAAACAGGTATGTGGACGGTTCATTCTCTGATACTTTGTTTTTTTGCCGGTCCATTGGGATTGCTATCTCACATTTTGACCGATTGGATTGCAAAAGCCTTTTTCCCATCGGAGAAAGTGGAAAATCTTTCTGAGAAACCTTCTTAA
- the cobW gene encoding cobalamin biosynthesis protein CobW: protein MAAKIPVTIITGFLGSGKTTLIRHLLQNNQGRRIAVLVNEFGELGIDGELLKSCQICPDTDVTTCVSTAPTPNIFELTNGCLCCTVQEEFLPTMQQLIKRRESLDCILIETSGLALPKPLIKAFRWQEIRNAATVDAVITVVDCAAVAAGTFASNPEAVEAQRQADDSLEHETPLQELFEDQLACADLVVLNKTDLVDKQSKANVEQLVKQELPREVKIVESNYGQLDPSVFMGFQAAVENDLDNRPSHHDIEEDHDHDDEITSTYLVLDRTFDPQTLLARLQTLAREQEIYRIKGFVAVPNKSMRLVMQGVGNRFDQFYDRPWKPEEIRQTSLVFIGRDLDSSEIESQLLTAIGDR from the coding sequence ATGGCAGCAAAAATTCCCGTTACTATCATCACTGGATTTTTAGGGAGTGGAAAAACTACCCTCATTCGCCACCTGTTACAAAATAACCAAGGACGGCGTATTGCTGTGTTAGTCAATGAATTTGGTGAACTTGGTATTGATGGCGAATTATTGAAATCCTGTCAAATTTGTCCTGACACAGATGTGACAACTTGCGTTTCCACAGCCCCCACTCCCAACATTTTTGAATTAACAAATGGCTGCTTGTGCTGTACGGTACAGGAAGAATTTTTACCGACAATGCAACAGTTAATCAAGCGACGAGAGAGCCTTGATTGTATTTTGATTGAAACTTCAGGTCTAGCATTGCCAAAACCTTTGATAAAAGCTTTTCGCTGGCAAGAAATTCGCAATGCAGCTACAGTGGATGCTGTCATTACAGTGGTAGATTGTGCAGCAGTTGCAGCCGGAACATTTGCCAGCAATCCAGAGGCGGTAGAAGCACAGAGACAAGCAGATGATAGTTTAGAACATGAAACACCACTGCAAGAACTTTTTGAAGATCAACTTGCTTGTGCGGATTTAGTAGTGTTGAATAAAACGGACTTGGTGGATAAGCAGTCTAAAGCAAATGTTGAGCAGTTAGTTAAACAAGAATTACCCAGAGAGGTAAAAATTGTAGAGAGCAATTACGGTCAACTTGACCCATCGGTATTCATGGGATTTCAAGCTGCAGTTGAAAACGACCTAGATAATCGCCCCAGTCACCACGATATAGAAGAAGATCACGACCACGATGACGAAATTACTTCTACTTACTTGGTTTTAGACCGTACTTTCGATCCACAAACACTTTTAGCCCGGTTACAAACGCTAGCACGCGAGCAAGAAATTTACAGGATTAAGGGGTTTGTAGCAGTTCCCAATAAATCTATGCGCTTGGTCATGCAAGGAGTAGGAAATCGGTTCGATCAATTTTACGATCGCCCTTGGAAACCAGAAGAAATCAGGCAAACTAGCCTAGTTTTCATCGGTCGCGATTTAGACTCTTCTGAAATAGAATCCCAGTTATTAACAGCGATCGGCGATCGTTAA